A window of the Miscanthus floridulus cultivar M001 chromosome 14, ASM1932011v1, whole genome shotgun sequence genome harbors these coding sequences:
- the LOC136505484 gene encoding uncharacterized protein, translating to MKIEKANAGVLTNFEVLDFLRSRGAKTDPMGCLGAVTASECKVYEYLLKTPACNQTRESVFEFVKRSEGFRLADADKLNVINCRPSSAADAYAMIEECGRRFSRDERGDVRDEDEWVQEFLEIVKEALPPPPPKAEAVQE from the exons ATGAAGAT AGAGAAAGCAAATGCGGGGGTCCTTACAAACTTTGAAGTTCTAGACTTCTTGCGGTCTAGAGGTGCCAAAACCGACCCCATGGGATGTTTGGGGGCTGTCACTGCATCAGAGTGTAAG GTGTATGAGTACCTCTTAAAAACCCCTGCTTGTAACCAGACAAGGGAATCAGTTTTTGAATTTGTGAAGAGAAGTGAGGGTTTCAGGCTTGCAGATGCTGATAAGCTAAATGTGATAAACTGTAGGCCGTCCTCAGCTGCTGATGCATATGCG ATGATAGAAGAATGTGGGAGACGATTTTCCAGGGACGAGCGAGGAGATGTACGTGACGAAGATGAATGGGTCCAGGAGTTTTTGGAGATAGTGAAGGAAGCTTTGCCACCACCCCCTCCCAAGGCCGAGGCTGTGCAGGAGTGA
- the LOC136503934 gene encoding uncharacterized protein — MGDNTVNNANNAALQATLDSLVASIRTLQTSVEANAQAIQRLDAARQPPGGSSSSTHSGTGEHHQDRPPRFQKLDFPRYDGKSDPLIFINRCESYFHQQRIMEEGAQLWYIQVQADEGIPSWRRFKDLLHLRYGPPLRSNPLHELASCKRTGTVEEYQERFQALLPRAGRLDEGQRVQLFTGGLQQPLSLDVEVHNPQSLAVAMSLTRKLELREQCAAAAAPPPRPGRDHQRGLLPAPPPRLALPAPNTVPAPAPAPQPVTVEGRRVKRLSQAEMEERRRLGLCFNCNEKFGRGHNRVCQRIFLLDLAAPEDDTDSEIDEATPAAPQISLHAIAGVRTSETMQMRLTMGGTSLLALIDSCSTHNFFAEKAAARASLPTITQGQLRVTVANGERVQCPGVFRNAPFSINAEESTADFYALPLAGYDVVLGTQWLATLGPILWDFGALTMSFWRGGRWMRWCGTAATTGSAIQACIGADLLTAILEEFAPVFAEPSGTHPRPLHQPSTGISPDGRPVVPLPHRAQG; from the coding sequence ATGGGCGACAACACCGTGAACAACGCCAACAACGCCGCTTTGCAGGCGACCTTGGACTCCCTGGTCGCGTCCATCAGGACGCTCCAGACGTCCGTGGAGGCCAACGCCCAGGCCATTCAGCGCTTGGACGCCGCGCGCCAGCCGCCGGGCGGTTCGTCATCCTCCACACACTCCGGGACGGGGGAGCACCACCAAGATCGGCCGCCGCGTTTCCAAAAGCTCGACTTCCCGCGCTATGACGGCAAGTCCGACCCGCTGATCTTCATCAACCGGTGCGAATCCTACTTCCACCAGCAAAGGATCATGGAGGAGGGCGCCCAGCTGTGGTACATCCAGGTCCAGGCAGACGAGGGCATCCCCTCATGGCGCCGCTTCAAGGATCTTCTCCATCTCCGCTACGGACCACCGCTGCGCTCCAATCCCCTCCACGAATTGGCCTCGTGCAAGCGCACCGGCACTGTCGAGGAGTACCAGGAACGTTTTCAAGCGCTCCTCCCTCGTGCCGGGCGCCTCGATGAGGGACAGCGCGTCCAGCTCTTCACCGGGGGCCTCCAGCAGCCGCTTAGCCTCGACGTCGAGGTCCACAACCCTCAGTCCCTCGCCGTCGCCATGAGCCTCACCCGCAAGTTGGAGCTCCGCGAGCAGTGTGCCGCGGCGGccgcgccaccaccacgcccaggGCGGGATCACCAGAGGGGCCTCCTACCGGCGCCACCGCCCCGTCTGGCGCTTCCAGCGCCCAACACGGTGcccgcgccagcgccagcgccacaGCCGGTCACCGTCGAGGGCCGCCGGGTCAAACGCCTGTCGCAAGCAGAGATGGAGGAGCGTCGCCGCCTAGGCCTCTGCTTCAACTGCAACGAGAAGTTTGGGCGAGGCCACAACCGCGTCTGCCAACGCATCTTCCTCCTCGACTTGGCGGCGCCCGAGGACGACACCGACTCTGAGATAGACGAGGCCACTCCAGCGGCGCCCCAGATCTCACTCCACGCCATCGCTGGCGTGCGCACCAGCGAGACCATGCAGATGCGTCTCACGATGGGCGGCACCTCCCTCCTCGCCCTGATCGACTCCTGCTCGACGCACAACTTCTTCGCCGAGAAGGCGGCCGCCCGCGCCTCGCTCCCAACCATCACCCAGGGACAACTGCGGGTCACAGTGGCCAATGGCGAGCGCGTCCAGTGCCCCGGCGTGTTCCGCAACGCGCCATTCTCCATCAATGCGGAGGAGTCCACCGCGGATTTCTACGCCCTGCCGTTGGCTGGGTACGACGTCGTCCTAGGGACCCAATGGCTGGCAACGCTGGGCCCGATTCTATGGGATTTCGGCGCCCTCACCATGTCCTTCTGGCGTGGCGGCCGCTGGATGCGCTGGTGCGGCACGGCGGCTACCACAGGCTCGGCGATCCAGGCCTGCATCGGCGCCGATCTCCTCACCGCCATCCTCGAGGAATTTGCCCCTGTCTTCGCCGAACCCTCCGGCACGCACCCGCGACCACTGCATCAACCTTCTACCGGGATCAGCCCCGATGGCCGTCCGGTCGTACCGCTACCCCACCGCGCACAAGGATGA